In the Thermotoga sp. Ku-13t genome, one interval contains:
- the rplF gene encoding 50S ribosomal protein L6 — MSKLAKKPIPIPAGVNVQLEADTITVKGPKGTLSQKLSPYVKVEIEDDKIWVRQNEEKMVRRSFRRVLKMFQGTYWSLIRNMIVGVTTGFEKQLEIIGVGYRAQAQGNKLTLQVGYTHPVVLEAPAGVSVETPSPNLIVVRGADKQKVGQFAATIRSYREVNVYTGKGIKYKDEVVRRKEGKKA, encoded by the coding sequence ATGTCCAAGCTTGCAAAGAAACCGATACCGATACCAGCTGGTGTCAACGTTCAGTTGGAAGCGGACACGATAACAGTTAAAGGGCCCAAAGGAACGTTATCACAAAAGTTATCCCCATATGTGAAGGTTGAAATAGAAGACGATAAGATCTGGGTTAGACAGAACGAGGAAAAGATGGTGAGGAGATCTTTCAGAAGGGTTTTGAAGATGTTCCAGGGTACCTACTGGTCGTTGATAAGGAACATGATCGTTGGTGTGACAACCGGTTTTGAAAAACAACTCGAAATCATAGGGGTTGGTTACAGGGCGCAGGCGCAGGGAAACAAATTGACGTTGCAGGTTGGTTACACACATCCTGTCGTCCTCGAGGCACCTGCAGGCGTGAGTGTCGAAACACCATCGCCGAACCTCATCGTTGTACGGGGAGCAGACAAACAAAAAGTTGGCCAATTTGCTGCGACGATCAGATCTTACAGAGAGGTCAATGTCTACACGGGTAAGGGTATCAAGTACAAGGACGAAGTGGTGAGAAGAAAAGAAGGTAAGAAAGCATAA
- the rplR gene encoding 50S ribosomal protein L18, producing the protein MIKREDRNLKRIRRHLRIRKKIKGTPERPRLAVFRSEKHIYAQIIDDTKGHTLVAASTLDKELRGKLVKTYNVEAAKEVGRLIAQRALSLGIKKVVFDRGGFKYHGRIRALADAAREAGLEF; encoded by the coding sequence GTGATAAAGAGAGAGGATCGAAACCTGAAGAGGATCAGAAGGCATCTCAGAATCAGAAAAAAGATCAAGGGTACACCAGAGAGGCCTCGTTTGGCTGTCTTCAGGAGTGAAAAGCACATCTACGCGCAAATAATTGACGATACGAAAGGTCACACGCTCGTCGCGGCTTCCACGCTCGATAAAGAACTCCGTGGAAAGCTCGTAAAGACTTACAACGTTGAAGCGGCGAAGGAAGTAGGAAGACTGATAGCTCAACGCGCATTGAGTTTGGGCATCAAGAAGGTCGTCTTCGATCGCGGTGGTTTCAAATATCACGGCAGGATCAGGGCACTGGCTGATGCGGCAAGGGAAGCAGGATTGGAATTCTGA
- the rpsE gene encoding 30S ribosomal protein S5, protein MVDEILEEEIIKKESEEFEERIIEIRRTAKVTKGGKTLSFRVLAVVGNRKGKVGIGIGKAREVPDAMRKALSAARSSLIDVPIYRGTIPHEVTAKQDASVVLLKPAAPGTGIIAGSVVRAVVELAGIQNVLTKALGSTNPVNLALATVKALKSLVPPDKAAKLRDLSVRQVIYGAKKEA, encoded by the coding sequence ATGGTGGATGAAATACTGGAAGAAGAAATTATAAAGAAAGAATCCGAGGAGTTTGAAGAGCGTATCATTGAGATAAGAAGGACAGCTAAGGTCACAAAAGGTGGAAAAACTCTCAGCTTCAGGGTTCTGGCAGTCGTAGGGAATAGAAAAGGCAAAGTGGGCATCGGAATAGGAAAAGCACGAGAAGTGCCGGATGCCATGAGGAAGGCGCTGAGTGCTGCCCGTTCGTCCCTGATCGATGTCCCGATCTACAGAGGCACGATACCGCACGAAGTCACCGCAAAACAGGATGCGTCTGTTGTTCTGCTGAAACCTGCTGCACCAGGTACGGGAATCATAGCTGGATCGGTCGTCAGAGCCGTTGTCGAGCTTGCAGGCATCCAGAACGTGCTCACCAAAGCACTGGGCTCGACGAATCCAGTGAATCTGGCGTTAGCCACTGTAAAAGCTTTGAAGAGTCTCGTCCCACCAGATAAAGCGGCAAAGTTGAGAGATCTGAGTGTGAGGCAGGTCATTTACGGTGCAAAGAAGGAGGCTTGA
- the rpmD gene encoding 50S ribosomal protein L30, whose translation MEKLVVELIKSPIGYKYDQKATLKALGLRKLHDRVIKPKTPQILGMLEKVKHLVKVEEISEEE comes from the coding sequence ATGGAGAAACTCGTTGTGGAACTTATCAAGAGTCCAATTGGTTACAAGTACGATCAGAAAGCAACGTTGAAGGCACTCGGACTGAGGAAACTTCATGACAGGGTGATTAAGCCAAAAACACCGCAGATACTCGGTATGCTCGAGAAAGTTAAACACTTAGTCAAAGTTGAAGAGATTTCGGAGGAGGAATGA